A window of Magnolia sinica isolate HGM2019 chromosome 13, MsV1, whole genome shotgun sequence genomic DNA:
CTAGCATGGACAACCACTTCCTAGAATTTTTTTGCTATTAGCACACCATGCTTGCACTTAAACTGAGATAAGTGGGTCCCTCCGGCCAAGAGTGACAAATAAAGCAATGAAGTGTCACCCATAGTAGAGTTCCGCTATCAGTGTCTACCCCAGATCATCATGTCCTCGAATTCAAGTCAGTTGTCTAGAGTTCAGGTTCAGAAAGGCATCCATAACACCCATTTAAAGGGCATGAACATGGTGGCCTAGCATGCTACTAAACAGACTGACACTACACACATCTCGCAGAGGTTAGAGGAGGAATAGATGCAGATTGTAGAAACATCACACCTAAAAAGCATTATCAATTCAACTTTCCTTTTCAATCTTCTTTCCATCTGCACAAAGAAGACAACAGGCCAACTCCCATCAGCACCAGTCCATAACAACAAAGTAAGAGGTGGGGCCACGAAGATGGCAGCACCAAGCACCTgctacaaaaatgaaaaaaaggccCATGAAACTAAGATCACTTCTTCTGTGAAAAGCCAGCTCAAGGGGTATGAACTTGCTCAGTTTGGCCCCAGTATATATCATATGATTAGATTACATCAGAGTATGTGAATGCATATTCCTTTGCTCCCGCCGCATGCAATACCGAGAGCAGCTTCCCGCTGCTATCCTTTCTTTTACTGTGTCCCCACGAGATCCTTCATCCGTAGCCGTGAGATCAACAACGAATTGCCTGCATTGATGTTTTACGTGAAAGTAGTACACTATCTTCTATTTCTCGAAAGTGTGGTCCCCGCCTGGAGGGTCTTAATCTATATTACTTGCACTGTCTCGGACGGAAATTTTCCTTTGATAGGAGAGAGACAGTTAGGCGCTCTAGCCTCACAGCGCCAGGACCCGGCCTCAGGACTGTTGTATTACCCACAAGCAAACATGGGTCACTCCCGTTCACTCGTGGCCCCATGCACCATCCGCCTGGTACAAGCATGCCTGGACCACGGAACAAGAGCTCAGCATCTATCTTGTCAAGTACGGGATCGTCTCTTTGGAACTTCCTCGCAAAAGGCGCGTTGCTGTCAACCATGCCCGACATGTCACTAGCAGTGAGGTGGTGGGGATGCTGCTTGGGGGGATTGTCCCAGGATATGAAGTGCAGATCATGGTTGACGGTAGTGTTGAGAAACTCCTGGGCGTTGCAGATGACAGTGTGGAAGTAGCCTTCAGGCGAGGAAATGAAGTTTGCGTAGTACATGAGGACAGTTCGTGGAAGATTGTCCCATCCCCATATGCAGTAGTCAATGAATGGCCGAGAAAGCGCCATCCAAGCAGAGCCTGTGCCAGAAGTTAACATGTCGATTTTTATATGATGCATGAAAAAGATAGGCAGACAAATGGATACAACGAAAGAGGACTTGCAAAGAAGTGCAGATGATGATAAAACAGACTAAACCTGCAGCATTATCTGGCCAAGCTATCACAATCCAATTGCTCTTCGTCACTCATCAGCAATTTCATAAAAATCCTTCGCGTGCCATTTCAGTCACTGATGTTTCAAACTCAAAGGCAACTCAAAAGGCACACATTTGTTCTGAAATTCTCATCATACGCATACACCGACACACTCCAGGAGCAGCAAATATGAACATCACATAAATTTAGGGAATCGAAGGGAGGAATTAAAAAAAGCTCTGATCCAACAAAGGATCTTCAAGAAGCTCCTTTAAGGGTCATTTGGCAGCATGGCTTGGGGGGTATTGGAAGTTATTGGAGTGTATACGGAATTTATGTTATCTACTTAATTCTGGTGGAGAAAACATGTCTACTTCTCCCCACTGCAGCTTTGCACAACAGCTAGTAGCATGCTTACATGGGGTGAATTTTGTATCCCCTTCTATGAGTTTCACCTCCCAAGGATCTTTGGGAATGTGGAAAACATTGGAAATGAAATCAGTTTCCATGGAAAAACCACTTTTCCTCCatttgaggaaaaaaaagaaagaagtagACCTACTTTCCATTCCCAGCTCTTCCTCAAAAATTGTGAACATTAACCCCTTTGTTTTACCTCACATGATTTCCATGGAAATTTTAAAAGGTAAAAAAAGTGAAGCTGTCTCTCACACAGGTGGTTTTAATGAGGAAACAAAAATTGCCATTTTTCAAGGAAATTGTGAAAATTAAGTCTGATTTCCACAGATAAATTTGTCTTTGCAAACAGGAGAAAATGTCATGTCTGTGTAAATCGATTTCATTTCCAAGGTTTTGCTGAGGATTCAACCAATCCAAACAGCATTAGTCAATTTCTGAGGTGGTGAAGCCACTAGACATTCCAAATCTTGAGGATTCCACGTTACATTTGCCTATCCATGTTTCAGTTTACTACATGCAAACAACCCCCTCGTGAAGTCAAGTTCCCTTTCAAAAGATCTCCTTAACTTCTCTGGAAGattaaggttgtgcttggttggAGGAAAACTAAGACATGGATGCCGAAAAGTAACCTGGAATATTCAGAAAATGAAAAAACCATGAATTCCATTCTTCCTTCCATTGTTTGTTTGAGATTCCCCTTTCACATGGATTCCACATATGGTCACCTCAAACGTCCCTGATTCTCTTCTCTGCCTCAGAAATTGATTTAATGCATATTTTGGGTAGCTCAGTTTTTTTGGAGAAGCTGGGAAATAGGAATCAGTTTCCTAGGCTACTTTTTTTCCTCTCAAATAGAGAAGAGTACTTTCCACAGACCAATTTCATTTCCAGATTTTTCCATGTTCCCGAACACCACCTAAAGTTTCAATTATGCTATAATCATGCAATCAATATCAAGAGTCCAACAAGTTAACAACCATTCCAGATTTACAACATGATGGACTGGACATAACCATAGCAACTATCACAGATTGCTTGTGTAATCCCAGTTCCTAACCCTAGTTTACCTATAAAAACACTATTCCAAAACTCACCATCGTTATCAACCAATCATTCTCCACTTTGCTACGCCATTACTTTTGAATGGTAACTAAAATTTATTAAAGAGAAAAATACTACAACTTAAGCTAGGTTAAGGATGCACAGACCACAAATGACCCTCTCATTACCCTCTTTCGTGAGAGAATTGGCTATGTTGTTTGCATCTCTTGGAACACTAGACACGGTTAAATGGAGAGCAAGAGCTCCGGTCTTGAATAGAAAAAGCTAGCTTCCAGAGCCCACGAACTATGGACTACGGAGAATATCCAACCAATAACATTACGACTTACAAGATGCCTGTTCAACCACAAGACCCCAAAAAAAGAGCACATGATAATCCAAACTGAAATGAAGAGCAAGAGTCTCCACTTGAAAAGGACCAGCCACAAACAGTCAAGAAACACAAGGATCTCTCCTCTGTCATTTATCTAAACACCCctaatcataattttttttttttaaaaaaaaaaaaaaagagaggaaaggaaagaaggaaaaagaaaaataactccAATTCCATACTGACCGGGGTTCAGTTGAGAACAACCACCAAAATTGAGCTTTCGAAAGCATACTACCTAAGGAGGAGACCATTGTCTTTGCCTTCAGGCCTTGAAACTCATAGCCGCTTGTCAATCTTTAAGGAAATCATTCCTAGAAGCCCCTTTAGATTCATTAGACTCTTACAAAAGCCCAACTAAGAAAAGAGGAAACGATCCTTTAATAACTTTCTCCTAGTCCTACAAAGACTTTTTATTAGAGATCCTGCCTTGCCCCACAACCCACATAAATCAGAAAAGAACAGGGACGAGGTTATGGAACCTTTGATAACAAAAGGCCCATCTGATGAACCTCTTATTATCTACCCCAGAGAACCATATGAAACCCAATAAATCCCAAAGAGATCAAAGAAGCAATTACACACTTCCTGATGTAGGCCCAGGGCTCAACATGTGTTGAACTTGTGAAAAGTTTACTGCTGTTTTTTGGAGCTGAATTGTTGGACTACAGTTGGTAAATTTGGAATACTATAGTTGTTCATTTTACTGATTCTTTGATGATTCGGAGGCCGATGCCCCCATGATAGTATCCCCAATATCATGCCCTGGCCCCTTTACGAGTGGAGATGGAGTAAAAACATGGAAATGAAGAGGCGAGGGTTTCATCACCAAGCCATATATCTTCCCAAAGTCACACTATATTACAGAATCCAACCAAAAAGAATACATTCCTGAAAGGAAACCCACCTTGCTTGAGATATCCCTCCTTGGCTGCCTATAattcattttccattttttttttccctagctTGCTAATAGCTTTCCAAACATCCCAACATTTTCTAGGGAAACCAACCCCTCTTCCAGACGTCATACTTTCTTTCAATGACCTCCTTCCATAATACATTTGGCTCCCCTCTGAATCGCCACCACCATTTCCTAAGGAGGGCCCAGTTGCTTTCATTCATTCCACCTGCTCCAAAACCCCCAACCTTCTTAAATTTTAAAACGTCCTTTAATTGATGAGAATTGTGGTCTCATAAACCACCTTCCAAAAGGAAGCTCCTTCGAAAGCATTCCCATCTTTCCCTAGACCTTTGTGTTGAGAccttctgatgcaggacaattaaccacttgttctaaagctcgaactgttagagcatggcgaattaatccccttATGTCATAACCTaaaccccaaatccatgggttaggtcctttgCCGAAACctccccatgggcctcaaatccatgggttccgccttcTCGTGGGctctgcctcacatgagccacctgcctccacgggtcccaaatccatgggttatgcgggccacccaacccgagtgtgcccctgcatctcacaggccaccccattcgagcctggtgtgaaaatgcccccgcattaatcacccccgatgaggagtctcgaacacgagacctcccaatttgataccaatttgatgtaggacaattaaccacttgctctaaaagctcgaactgttagagcatgatgaattaatccttttatctcattggctaggccccaaatccatgggttaggtcctctgcCGAAACCTCCCCGCGGGCccaaaatccatgggttccgccctctcgtgggccccaaatccatgggctctgcctcacatgagccactcgcctccacgggccccaaatccatgggttatgcgggccacccagcccgagtgtgcccctgcatcccacaggccaccccacttgagcccggtgtgaaaatgcccccacattacCTTCGGACTCCAGTCACACCATTTACTGTTCTAGTCCTTGACAACCATAAGATTTACAGTTTCCTTCTGGGAAATGCGATTACTTCTTCATCCATGGCTTTGATCTGGTTGTCATCTGCCTATGCATTTTCAAGAGTTTCTAGTTCTAAAATTTTATTACCTTCATCAACGAGATAGTATTCTAAGAATTGTTATTACATGAGAGTGAAATTACCTTTATGGTTATTAACCTTCATAACACATGGAATTGGAGGGGTTCAAGGGCTTTTCTTGTTTGGTCTTATGACGATCTTGAGCATAGCTGGTTGGCAAGGAGTGCCCAAGAAAGCCAATGTTTTTATATTTGACCTCAATTATTTTACTAATTGAATGTTTATTCTCTATGCCTCAATTAATTGTGTATGAAACTAATTAAAACATGTGGCTATTTATGGGTTGAAGGAGAGGGTTTCCTATGGTGTCCTAAGGGAATATGAGTTTGACACAACAACCACACACAATGGGAGAGTTGTGTTGCATGCATCTCAGtaccctaagggcgtgtttgggcggtgggattagaagggattacgtgggatgggattcaaaaaacataattattacccatggctgggattgtcccctattgccgtgggataagattaatgccatgctttgttgggcatacggtggtacattgaatggatatacccactatcatttgaaattactgagaataacacacgtgttatatctaaacaattcatttgttttgtaacctcattctatggcatgggcctaaaaatgaggtagatctaaaacttatgtggccccaaagaagttttcaacggtaagtattcaatccccgttgctttctctggtgtggtccacttgagctttagatttaccagattttttggcccatgctctaaaataatctcgaaaaatgggtggacggtgtggatatagcccacacatcatggtgggacctacaaaacttgctaacattgagtgaaattggcacgggacccaatgcaattccatctaatctaattccaagcttttccattcttcccaaacatggagtggaattggcacaggactagatgaatcccatcccacctaatcccttctaatcccattgcccaaacacgccctaaatcccATGACCATAGTAGTGGGAGTAGGCTGCCCGTGAAAGGTGTAAGTGGTAATCCCATGTGAGGGAATTGATAACGAGTTGGGATGGAACATCACTATTAAGCTCAACATCAAGTTGGCGCCTACGCCCTACCCCACATGGGAGTGTTAGTGTTCAAAGCATGCAGATTCATGTGGTTGGACATGGCCATGCACTTGCATTGGAGGGTCACATGGTCTCTGGTTTAGAGGACCCATCATGCTTGGACCATATTGACTTGATCACGTACTAGATTTGACTACTCCTTAGACTTAAGGTCATGGTGGGACTTCATGGTCCTAGTGTTTTGGGCTTTGCCTCACCCTGTAAGGCTACATTAGTGGTTGATATATGGGTGGTTAGGCACGAGCATTGGCATGCAGTATAAAAGAAACCCCCAAGTTCCAACATGGGATCCACTTGTTACCCAGGATAGATATAGTGGAACATCTTAATGTATGGACCATCTATCAAGTGGTTTTAAGCTGGACAAAGCGCTTTGAACCTGTAAGATGTTTAATCGATAGATTTTAACAATTGATGCCTTGCTTTTAACCGTTCAATTATTCTGATGGTGCTTGATGGAAGCTTCAATAGTCAAGATCTTGTGATCCATCTCTTAGTTGGGCATGGGAATTGGTTAAGGTTGGTGACCGCGGTAAGTGGAGGCACTTGGTCAGTTTGAATGCATGAATAAAGTGGGGATTTCAGATTTTGTGTACTGGGGCATTACCGAAGTCTATATGGGTAAGGAGCAAGTGTTTTCCTACTAGAACCCTGACTCCTCCCTTATAAATAGATCCTATCTCAGagtagagaagaagagagatagCCCTTGAACGTCCCCACCCCTTGGGATgcccaaagagagagaaaggagagagtgagtgagaggaagagagggagggTGTCACCACCCTCCTCCCTTTTCCTTtcacacatgcacgcacatgcGTGAATCCACCTATGGATGGCTCTCAAGTACATTTTGGCCAGCACTACCTTAGTTCCATTGCATGGGTGTTTCCGTTCTTTGTTTTCTAAGATGGATTGGGGAGAGATCTCCTACGATGGAGGCTCGGCATCGAACTTCGCACCGATCATGTGACTCAAATAAGGGGTTTGATCACATCCCCTAGTTTGTAGCTTTTTAAAATTTGATAATATCTAAATAGGGATCCTTCATAAAATTAaaatctgagttttttttttttttttcccttctaaaATTACTCTTCCATTTTGTTTGTAAAGTTCCCAACATAGCTTCCCTAGCAGCAAAGCATTTTTCTGACCACTTGAGTACATTAGGAAGATTTAGAGGATTCTCCAATGCCATCTCTCCAACATCATCAAAATACTATTCATCAGTGGTAAGTATCAgttgcctcatcatcatcaaaatgAGAGAGATTTAAATGCCCCTGGATGCTCAAAGGAAGAAAGCCCACAGAATCTTATTTTGTCAAAAATTACATGATGGCTTTTTACATCTATCACTGCAACCTACAAAAATGCATTCTTAATACTTGGGAGAGTTCTAGCCTATGCATCAGCAAATGGACAAATAACAAATGCAAATGAAGACCAATAGTTAGCATAACTTCGCTTATGGAAGAAAATGCCATGAGGTGTCATGTCTGCAGTGAATTAATTTGCAACCAGCAACCAACAACCAAAAGAGGACCAAAATTGTCAATTAACTTCCCTTTGAGggcaatctttttcttttttcttttttctttttgaaagataaaaagaaaaagaagatcatTGGTGGGAAGAGCCAATTCAGTACATATTCAAGTAGAAACGTAATTACATCCCTAAAGAGAAGACTCTGTACACCCTCTAGAGCTCGTAGATCAGTGTGACAAACATcaccgagattttgaaaatctcataagATATACtctaaatgatctaatcatgagattttcaaaatcttggcagAATTTAAAATATTGCATTTTTATTGTGATGTTAGTGGGACATGaacttaaaaatagtaaaaacatttTAAGAATTTGTTATATAATctattcaaattttaaatttaatttacaaTAAacatattaaaatatttatattttcaacaAGATTCTCCCAATAATATCCCGAGAAAACTAGGGCTGGCAACAGGTTGGgcccaggcccagcccattgccaggCCTAGAGAAAACCCTCAAATTGAAAGTCTTCCAAGAAATTTCCAGGCCGAGAAATTGCCAAGAATGAGATCTGCACTATGTTGCAGATAAGGAAGACGGGCAGTCCATGGAAGAATATTCTGGATTCCTCTAGTTTCAAAGGATCTCGAGGTTTACAAAGTTTTTGATTTGGTGTCTTTTTGTTCATTACCATTTCTCATAGTGTAGGTCATTGTTGTTGGTGTTGAGGATACATCAGGGAACTCATCTTCATGTAATAATTTTGGATCCTGCAATTAGTTGGCAACCTTAAATGCATTCTTCGAGGAGGCTGTTGCTGCCTCCCTCATCATGCTACAAAAGACAGCACACACTCGTGGGGGGACCTTTGAGTTGTTGGTGATGGCTTAGAGGTTGTTTGGGCCTTGGAGGCCAATGTGGATGTATTTATTGACCATCACTGCTTTGAAGGTGAAGTCCTAGTAGGAACTTCTATCTTGTCTCTGATAAAGAGACATGTCTGTTGTGAATACTTCCATTTCTGGCGATCAGTGAATCTCTCAAGTCTCAAGTCTCACAGTTATGCTAGTCTCCTTATTTTCCCCAACTACTCAACTAACCAAATCGAAGTCACTAGAAAGAAACTGAGGAAAACTAAGGTTACCACTGATTATTATCAGTTTCTCAAGGGATCCTTGCCTGATTCCATACCTTGCTAAGACAACTGATATTGACTGTATGTGTAAGGGAGTCAAGAGAACATCAAAGACTTGGTAGTCATTCACAACCATCTGCTGCTCAGTCACAATAAAGGGATACCGCATAACACAGATGCCACCGTCCAATCCTATTAACAgggaggaattataggatccttgAACCAGGACTTCACAGAATATACTCATATTTTGACAAGTGAGGCTATGGTTTAGTAATCCAAACCTTGGACAGTTGTGTACTATCATGGATTGGCCATGCCCCCAAAATCTATCAGATTGGACTGTCTTATCCATCATCTTAGGACATTTTTCAGTtaaattttaaccgtccatttgtaggccacaaattgaaaggttcaGGTTGTCCCATTGAGGAGATTGTAGGCATGGTCCACGGTGGGATGTAACAGACCCAtgtctggattaccaaaccatggacCAACTTGTCATGACTGAAAAACCGATTTACCGTGCGAAGCCTCAGGTTcgtagttgcatgatccttctaactagTTGTCGCTCTCACATTAAATCGTACTTCAGATTCCCACTCCCAAATTTATTGTTGCTTCGCTTCACGCAACTATACTCAGGTTGAGGTTTCTATAGGTCTTCATTAATTAGAGGATAGAATCACGGACACTTACAACATCAATTTTCATCACATGTAATGCTCAAGAAACAAAACATGTTCAATCACATTTCTcagaacaaaaaaagaagaagtaatgCAAGGCACATAGGGATCCATCCATTCCCCATTTTCAGATCATGCGCCCTGCTAGTTGAAATATGTACTCTAGCAACTTATGATCTGTTGATAGGGCTGACAACGGGCAGCCCAGGCTGAGTAAAACCTGACAAGCCCAGCTCAACCAGTTAAAAATTCGGGTAACACTATTACAGGCCTGCCCAACCCACATCCATTGACCATAACACAGTTTCACCTACAACATGACATCACTCTCAATGCCATAACTTGTAAGAGGACCCAAAAGAACTACCAGACATCCAAATAACTGAATATGACCCTAATCGAAATGCTTACATTTTGCCCCATACACTCTGAGGACAATGAGAAGAgatatattttacatcccagaGAGGCTATAAATGGAGATACCATTGTTTCTAGTACAGAAGTTCCTATATCAATGGGAAAGAATCAGTATGACTCTTAGAAACGAGAATTCATATACCACATCACATGAGTAAATAGATCCAACAAAGACTGCAGCGTTGACATAAGATACACATAAAGAGAAAAAATGCCTGAGTAACTCGAGAAAACATGAAGGAACTTGTTCAAAATCCAACAAACACTCCCATAATTGAAGTTGCAACCAATGCTGCAACTATATCAATATTTCCAATTTTCAAGCCAAACATGAGCCTGTAGTTCTCAAGACTCAATACTCATAAAacaaacaatcaaaatcagacCAGTACTCAAATTCTTGCAAAACAAACAATCAAAATCGGACCCATGAGATACGAACCCAATAAACAGACACACATTCAGAACAAttaaaatcacacaaaaatcaaaTACCCacattcaaaattttcacaaaaagagaagaaaatatatAATTCAAGATTGGTGAGAAGATAAAGAGCATCACTAACCTGTAAAGAGCTTGAAAGCGGACGGAACACTTCTTCTCTGTGAAACCCAGAAAACATCCGCTTTCTTCGACATATACAACCCTGGATCTATAATAATTGGCTTCGCCCGTTGAAATCTGCACAAATGGAATAGAACCCTATTTCAATTCCAATCCAATTCAAACAAAAagactttaaaaataaaacactTGACAGGCACAAGAAAGAAAGATTCACATACTCTTTCCACCCAATATCGCTTGTGTGGTCGATGAAATTGAGATCCCGCGGCAAATAAGAAAACGTGTGCAACAGATCTGTAAAAATTTCAAGgaaaaaaatagtaaaatccAAAACCAAATTTACAAAATTGACAAGTAAAAAAGGGCAATTGAATCGAGGCCGTCTTCTCACCGTCCTGGGTCACGAGCGGGTAATCCGACGCACTGAGATTGATGAACCAGTCCCACTCCCCACCATCCTTCAGCAAGATGGCGGCAGCGTGGAGCGTGTTGGCGACCATCGTGGGGCCCCGGTACGTGACCATATTTGCCCTCGTGATCATCCTGACGTTCCCAATTCGGGTGAAGACGGGATGGTTGGAAACGAAATCATGGAGATCCAGCCGTTCCTCAGGGGATGATTCCAGGTCGAGGTGGACCACGTACTGGTTGATCGGATGGTAGAGTGCCTGGAGCGTCCGTTTGAGCATCTGGCCGTCGCCGGCGGAGCCGGAGATGAGGTAGGCGAGACGGGGCGGGGGAGGGAGGGTGGAGATTGGCGACACGTGGAGCTTGGACTCAACGAAAGTGGCGGGCCCCACGGTGGTGGTTGAGGTGCTGAGGAAGGAGAGAGGTGTGGAAGAGAGGGTTGTGAGAAAGAGGAGGAGTAGAGAGAGGAGGGATGCGACGGACAGAGGCAGAATCCATCTGCGTTCCATGGAAGGAGGGCGGAGTACAGAAGATTGGATAGGGATAAGATCCTTCATTTCCcttttttctctccttctctcaagaaagagagaaagagagttatGGTGCAGCGACTTGCAGCAGAAGAGATAACGGGTGGAATATTTATTGGCATTCTCACCTCTCTCCGAGATTCTCTTATGTTGCGGACTGCTGCTGGAGTTTTAAGGAAGATGAGGTGTGATTTTCCTACATCTAGTGTTGCAGGGAGACCGTGCAataaaaagctctgtgggcccaccgtgatatgtttgTGACATTCTATCCGTCCATTTTCACTGATCGTGTTACGATGTAATCCAAAAAATAAGGACGATCCagatcttaagtgggccacaccgcagaGAGAGTAAGGATTGGGACGCTTGGCAATTAAACCTTCTTTGGGCCCACCGGAGTGTTGGATCGGGCCGATATTTAGTTTTTACTTTGATCGCGGTCGGACTTAACTTATGAACCGTACGGATGATACATAAACTTCACGGTGGGCCGgcgtaggtttcaacggtgggactcCTCATCCCTACCTTTTCTTATGGGTcagcccaattgagttttggatcagcctgatttttggccatTCCTTCTAACGCAAGCTAccgcaaatgatggacggaggaTTTCAGACATACATCGAGGTGAGCCTCACAGGGCTTTTGAGCACGAGCTTCGCAGACTCGGATAGCGTGAAGACGTGTCTCGAGGGATATCCTGATGATCGTACagtgggcccatcatgacgtatgtgttttatatacgcTGTCCTTCTGTTTTTCTGAATCAtttcatagcatgagtaaaaaataagataaattcaaGACTTAAATATACTGCAACACAGAAAACAGCGGAGATTTTAACATCTGCTTTTGAAAACTTACGGCGATCAATAGTTTAGGACCAAGTTAGAATTATGTTTCCCTTCTTCGTATCATTATCCCTACTGCttcccgtagtgtggtccacttaaaatttgaattGCCTTATTTTTGGCTAATGCCTTCAAATGATAAGGAAGATGGACGGCATAATAAAAACACATATGTTACGGCGGGCCCACGGAGCAAGGATATCACTGGTTACCGTGTCTCCAGGCAATTCGCGTCCGGACGATGGGAGATTCGCATCGGGACGATTGGGACATTTCATCTGTCTCGATAAATGCTACTTGCCATCAACCGACTGCAGTTCTCCTTACCTGTGACGATGAGCCACATGTATGTAAGATGTAATCCGCTTGATGGGAGATCCTTACGGTTTAGATTCTGTATATCGAAAATAAGGCAAAGAGGATCGTCCGTGTGGCTATACGTGTAGACGGAATATGAACCGTTGATGGATATTTCTACCCAATTACTTCGTTTGTGCGTAGCTCAATAATCATTTTGCATCGGTGTCTGTATTTATCTTATCTGAATTATCGCGATCGCCCGATGAGAGGATCTGATCTCTAACATACGTGCCCCGTGAGCACGTGTGAGGCAAAGTTCCTTCGACCGAATGAAGTTATCAttccttgttttctttttctttaattctgTCGGGGGACCTTTCTGGTAAAGATGTCCCTGGGGATTTAGAACAACTAAACAATAGCTCGGAGGGTATTTCATGCTCTGGCAGAACATGATAGTTGATACACAGGTATTTGACATATGTGCACGTGACAATCATCAACTAGAATTAAACAGCCCAAATTTTGCAACCTGCCCTGGATAGATCATCATATCAAAATCAAATTGACTTAACTATTGTAAACTCCGATTAATTAACATTTATTTGTCGCATTCAGACCATTGAGAATTTTTCACTACAACCATCCATTAAACGTTCACAAATGATTCACATAAAATATAGATtgctttaatttttaatttataagtCATCTAAATTAGTTCGCAATTTGAAGGGTCAAAATTGAATTATGTTTCATATGAATGATTcctagtgcctgcgtatcaaccatcataccGGCCAAGTATTGGAAATTGGGTGAGTTAACTGGT
This region includes:
- the LOC131222695 gene encoding beta-glucuronosyltransferase GlcAT14B-like, encoding MKDLIPIQSSVLRPPSMERRWILPLSVASLLSLLLLFLTTLSSTPLSFLSTSTTTVGPATFVESKLHVSPISTLPPPPRLAYLISGSAGDGQMLKRTLQALYHPINQYVVHLDLESSPEERLDLHDFVSNHPVFTRIGNVRMITRANMVTYRGPTMVANTLHAAAILLKDGGEWDWFINLSASDYPLVTQDDLLHTFSYLPRDLNFIDHTSDIGWKEFQRAKPIIIDPGLYMSKKADVFWVSQRRSVPSAFKLFTGSAWMALSRPFIDYCIWGWDNLPRTVLMYYANFISSPEGYFHTVICNAQEFLNTTVNHDLHFISWDNPPKQHPHHLTASDMSGMVDSNAPFARKFQRDDPVLDKIDAELLFRGPGMLVPGGWCMGPRVNGSDPCLLVGNTTVLRPGPGAVRLERLTVSLLSKENFRPRQCK